The Nitriliruptor alkaliphilus DSM 45188 genome includes a region encoding these proteins:
- a CDS encoding TetR/AcrR family transcriptional regulator: MATSTVRRNPIDKHDERRRALADSALRTLGDLGYARSSLREIANNSEFTHGVVHYYFADKLDLIVYCVRQYKATCVQRYDGVVADSTTPDELIEAFAAKLRETLVDEAPMHRLWYDLRSQSMFEENLRDAVRQIDRTLEEMVWRVISRYAEVSGAEPAVTANAAYGMLDGLFQQALLGYLGGEPERSLDELTGQVRELMPLMLRRQI, encoded by the coding sequence ATGGCCACCTCGACCGTCCGGCGCAACCCCATCGACAAGCACGACGAGCGGCGACGCGCCCTCGCCGACTCCGCGCTACGCACCTTGGGGGACCTCGGCTACGCGAGGTCATCCCTGCGCGAGATCGCCAACAACTCCGAGTTCACCCACGGGGTGGTGCACTACTACTTCGCCGACAAGCTCGACCTGATCGTCTACTGCGTCAGGCAGTACAAGGCGACCTGCGTGCAGCGGTACGACGGCGTGGTCGCCGATTCCACGACGCCGGACGAGCTGATCGAGGCGTTCGCGGCCAAGCTCCGCGAGACGCTCGTCGACGAGGCCCCGATGCACCGCCTCTGGTACGACCTGCGTTCCCAGAGCATGTTCGAGGAGAACCTGCGGGACGCGGTACGCCAGATCGACAGGACGCTGGAGGAGATGGTCTGGCGGGTGATCTCGCGGTACGCCGAGGTCTCCGGGGCTGAGCCGGCGGTCACGGCCAACGCCGCGTACGGCATGCTCGACGGGCTGTTCCAGCAGGCACTGCTCGGCTACCTGGGCGGTGAGCCAGAGCGATCGCTCGACGAACTCACCGGGCAGGTCCGCGAGCTGATGCCACTGATGCTGCGTCGGCAGATCTAG
- a CDS encoding SDR family NAD(P)-dependent oxidoreductase translates to MARIDLSGRAALVTGGAQGLGEGMAHALADAGARVVVADIKEELGAKVAESLGESHGFVRLDVTDDASWEAGVATAIEHLGGLDIVVNNAGVEITSLLVDLDPEQAMRMLEVNVLGTALGLKHAFRAMRPGGPAGDGGSVVNIASVAATIAFPSISMYSASKSAVDRLTRVAAMESGKLGYGVRVNCLYPGLVANEMGAGLAGDVARLGLFASPEEAVGAVIDLTPSGRLASTEDIADAVVFLASDRAAFINGVGLPVDGGMGM, encoded by the coding sequence ATGGCCCGGATCGATCTGAGCGGACGCGCTGCCCTCGTGACCGGCGGCGCGCAGGGACTCGGCGAAGGGATGGCCCACGCGCTGGCCGACGCCGGCGCGCGGGTCGTCGTCGCCGACATCAAGGAGGAACTCGGCGCGAAGGTGGCCGAGTCCCTCGGCGAGAGCCACGGGTTCGTGCGTCTCGACGTCACCGACGATGCGTCCTGGGAAGCGGGTGTCGCCACCGCGATCGAGCACCTCGGTGGCCTCGACATCGTGGTCAACAACGCCGGGGTGGAGATCACCAGCCTCCTGGTCGACCTCGACCCCGAGCAGGCCATGCGGATGCTGGAGGTGAACGTGCTCGGCACCGCGCTGGGTCTCAAGCACGCGTTCCGTGCGATGCGGCCCGGCGGCCCGGCCGGTGACGGCGGCAGCGTCGTCAACATCGCGTCGGTGGCCGCGACGATCGCGTTCCCCTCGATCTCGATGTACTCGGCGAGCAAGTCCGCGGTCGATCGGCTCACGCGTGTGGCTGCCATGGAGAGCGGCAAGCTCGGCTACGGCGTCCGGGTCAACTGCCTGTACCCGGGTCTGGTGGCCAACGAGATGGGTGCGGGCCTGGCCGGTGACGTCGCCCGGCTCGGCCTGTTCGCCTCGCCCGAGGAGGCCGTGGGCGCGGTGATCGACCTCACCCCGTCGGGCCGGCTCGCGAGCACCGAGGACATCGCCGACGCGGTGGTCTTCCTCGCCTCCGACCGGGCGGCCTTCATCAACGGCGTCGGCCTCCCGGTCGACGGCGGCATGGGCATGTGA
- a CDS encoding DUF5938 domain-containing protein translates to MTTKPVVVYGASGYTGRLICEYLRDYNVPFVAAGRDGAKLKTSMESHVAGIETADYEIVEVAHDVESLTELFRGARVVCNTVGPFSRFGPAVVEACLAAGAHYLDTTGEQDWVMACDEEYGERFAAAGSLLAPGIAQMYTTGEIAAELCLEKPGLDTLDIAVFWGGSPTIASTQTILFNAALAGANFLEQNQYVPHDPDAGHYNLVIPGQHELGLALPWGGTSHPVWYRKDPRVANCKALGGVFDRALMLGVPQIVGAAVEATKDMAVEDKYAALEATAAQVMNVMPPRENRRRNKSLDSVHASGPLGRAHCVIHGNQNYKQTALLQAFAAYSLLQQPPKRAGFASGCQAFGHRELLGELLAFGLVAEPVLTTQR, encoded by the coding sequence ATGACCACCAAGCCCGTCGTCGTCTACGGCGCCTCCGGCTACACCGGCCGGCTGATCTGCGAGTACCTGCGTGACTACAACGTCCCCTTCGTCGCCGCCGGACGGGACGGCGCCAAGCTGAAGACGTCCATGGAGTCCCACGTGGCCGGCATCGAGACCGCCGACTACGAGATCGTCGAGGTCGCTCACGACGTCGAGTCGCTGACCGAGCTGTTCCGTGGCGCACGCGTCGTCTGCAACACGGTCGGTCCCTTCAGCCGCTTCGGCCCGGCCGTCGTCGAGGCATGTCTTGCCGCCGGCGCCCACTACCTCGACACCACCGGTGAGCAGGACTGGGTGATGGCCTGCGACGAGGAGTACGGCGAGCGGTTCGCCGCCGCCGGATCGCTCCTCGCGCCCGGCATCGCGCAGATGTACACCACCGGGGAGATCGCGGCGGAGCTGTGCCTCGAGAAGCCCGGCCTGGACACCCTGGACATCGCGGTCTTCTGGGGTGGTAGCCCGACCATCGCCTCGACCCAGACGATCCTGTTCAACGCCGCGCTCGCCGGCGCGAACTTCCTCGAGCAGAACCAGTACGTCCCGCACGACCCCGACGCCGGTCACTACAACCTGGTCATCCCCGGCCAGCACGAGCTCGGTCTGGCGCTGCCGTGGGGCGGTACCTCGCACCCGGTCTGGTACCGTAAGGACCCACGTGTGGCGAACTGCAAGGCGCTCGGTGGCGTCTTCGATCGTGCGCTGATGCTCGGCGTGCCGCAGATCGTCGGGGCGGCCGTCGAGGCCACCAAGGACATGGCCGTCGAAGACAAGTACGCCGCTCTCGAGGCCACCGCCGCGCAGGTGATGAACGTGATGCCCCCGCGCGAGAACCGGCGGCGCAACAAGTCCCTCGACTCGGTGCACGCATCGGGTCCTCTCGGCCGTGCGCACTGCGTCATCCACGGCAACCAGAACTACAAGCAGACCGCCCTGTTGCAGGCGTTCGCGGCCTACTCGCTGCTCCAACAGCCACCGAAGCGGGCCGGTTTCGCCTCGGGCTGCCAGGCGTTCGGTCACCGCGAACTGCTCGGCGAGCTGCTCGCGTTCGGCCTGGTCGCCGAGCCCGTCCTGACCACACAGCGCTGA
- a CDS encoding acyl-CoA synthetase, producing MRLVDYLDKGASLDADAPCLIRDGEVATYADVQQLSDRIASALAADGVEPGEKVAILSSNDPTAFTCVFGISRAGAVWCPINPRNEATENRDLLALLGCSVLIFQAAFAPLVDAIRRDLPHLRTLVCLDADVAWAVSWDDYLTLGTEPVDRTPLEDLAMVVGTGGTTGRPKGVMLTGTNIETMTAITLMSYPWEGTPVYLALAPLTHAAGVLCFPVLCHGGSIVIMPTPDVGGFLENIEQFGVTHTFLPPTLIYLVLDHPGLGSHDLRSLQCFWYGAAPMSATRLEEALHRIGPVMAQLFGQTEAPMMISTMSPRDHLRADGTVATERLTSAGRPAPLVTVAIMDEQGRTLARGERGEIVVRSSLVMRGYYEDPEATAEASAHGWHHTGDIGYLDEDGYLFIVDRAKDVVITGGFNVYSAEVERALMAHPAVADCAVIGLPDEKWGERLTAVITVRPGQAVDPVELQAFVKTRLGSVKTPKQIETWVDLPRSKVGKVLKTEIKAQLG from the coding sequence ATGCGGCTGGTCGACTACCTGGACAAGGGGGCGTCGCTCGACGCCGACGCCCCCTGCCTCATCCGCGACGGTGAGGTCGCGACGTACGCCGACGTGCAGCAGCTCAGCGATCGCATCGCGTCAGCACTCGCCGCGGACGGCGTGGAGCCGGGCGAGAAGGTCGCCATCCTGTCGAGCAACGATCCAACCGCGTTCACCTGCGTCTTCGGGATCAGCCGCGCTGGCGCCGTTTGGTGTCCGATCAACCCCCGCAACGAGGCCACGGAGAACCGCGACCTGCTCGCGCTGTTGGGTTGCTCCGTGCTGATCTTCCAGGCGGCGTTCGCACCGCTGGTCGACGCCATCCGACGGGACCTGCCGCACCTGCGGACCCTGGTCTGCTTGGACGCGGACGTCGCATGGGCGGTCTCCTGGGACGACTACCTCACGCTCGGCACCGAGCCGGTCGACCGGACCCCGCTCGAGGATCTGGCGATGGTCGTCGGGACCGGCGGCACCACCGGCCGCCCGAAGGGCGTGATGCTCACCGGCACGAACATCGAGACGATGACCGCGATCACGCTGATGAGCTACCCCTGGGAGGGGACGCCGGTCTACCTCGCGTTGGCGCCTCTGACCCATGCTGCCGGTGTGCTGTGTTTCCCGGTGCTGTGCCACGGAGGCTCGATCGTCATCATGCCCACGCCGGATGTCGGTGGGTTCCTCGAGAACATCGAGCAGTTCGGCGTTACCCACACCTTCCTGCCGCCGACGCTGATCTACCTCGTCCTGGACCACCCCGGGCTCGGCTCTCACGACCTGCGTTCCCTCCAGTGCTTCTGGTACGGCGCGGCACCGATGTCGGCGACGAGGCTGGAGGAGGCGCTCCACCGCATCGGCCCCGTGATGGCCCAGCTCTTCGGGCAGACGGAGGCCCCGATGATGATCTCGACGATGTCGCCCCGTGATCACCTCCGTGCGGACGGCACCGTCGCCACCGAGCGGCTCACGTCAGCCGGGCGCCCGGCACCGCTGGTGACGGTCGCCATCATGGACGAGCAGGGGCGAACACTGGCCCGCGGCGAACGCGGGGAGATCGTCGTCCGTAGCTCGCTGGTCATGCGGGGCTACTACGAGGACCCCGAGGCGACCGCGGAGGCGAGCGCCCACGGCTGGCACCACACCGGCGACATCGGCTACCTCGACGAGGACGGGTACCTGTTCATCGTCGACCGAGCCAAGGACGTGGTGATCACCGGCGGCTTCAACGTGTACTCGGCCGAGGTCGAGCGGGCGCTGATGGCTCACCCCGCCGTCGCCGACTGCGCCGTCATCGGCCTCCCCGACGAGAAGTGGGGTGAGCGGCTCACGGCCGTGATCACCGTCCGTCCCGGTCAGGCGGTGGACCCGGTCGAGCTCCAAGCGTTCGTCAAGACCCGGCTGGGCAGCGTCAAGACGCCGAAGCAGATCGAGACCTGGGTCGACCTGCCGCGCTCCAAGGTCGGCAAGGTCCTGAAGACCGAGATCAAGGCGCAGCTGGGCTAG